A single window of Electrophorus electricus isolate fEleEle1 chromosome 16, fEleEle1.pri, whole genome shotgun sequence DNA harbors:
- the itsn1 gene encoding intersectin-1 isoform X4, producing the protein MAQFSMPFGGGLDTWVISVDERAKHDQQFHSLTPTPAGFITGDQAKNFFLQSGLPPPVLAQIWALADLNNDGKMDVHEFSIAMKLIKLRLQGHPLPPTLPPSMKQPPLSLPPPTAFGVPGVGTVTGLPAVPPMPHPPLPTGVPVVGMSPPLVSTVTPPMPPMANGAPSMMQTVPGFSHPGESLALEAPLSATAHKSSSFNRSSAKLSKGQSFETPSAPAVPVPLDWAVPQSSRLKYRQLFNSHDKMMSGHLTGPQARTILMQSSLPQTQLATIWNLSDIDQDGKLTAEEFILAMHLIDMAMSGLPLPPLLPPDLLPPTFRRVRSGSGVSVSSVHSTDQRAQEELAEEEEKELEKKLPVTFEDKKRENFERGNLELEKRRQALLEQQRKEQERLAALEREEQERRERERQEQERRRQQELERQLDKQRELERQREEERRKEIERREAAKRELERQRQLEWERNRRQELLTQRNREQENIVLLKARKKTLEFELEALNDKKSQLEGKLQDIRCRLATQRQDIESTNKARELRIAEITALQQQLQESQQWLGRLIPDKQCLSDQLKQVQQDSLHRDTLSSLQRAVEMKEATRQQLREQLDAVEKETRSKLLEIDAFNTQLKSLELFYQAHTARIESLRLELLLEEQRGRQELREIHNKQQRQKQKELEGNLIIQPPLASKPTDLQESRLPGADDGVSPAWRDSALGKAPTLPAVQPWASRAAEEENQGPRSDAQDKLAKLFAQQPEAGKQPGPSPWPTGDKVSVSSLGQEKVKVVYYRALYPFEARSHDEISIQPGDIVMVKGEWVDESQTGEPGWLGGEIKGKTGWFPANYAEKIPESEVPLNLRASAALSTSKLSSRVAPATTSSVLQPVTTETVSVAPPPTAPTAPGPTAPSSSASSNWADFSATWPTNSTVEKQDSDGWEAWPSQPTQPSLSVPSGGQGRQRSAFTPATLSGSSPSPVLGQGEKVEGLQAQALYPWRAKKDNHLNFNKSDVITVLEQQDMWWFGEVQGQRGWFPKSYVKLISGPVRKSMSIESGSSDSPPSMKRPSPSPNKPMDLGEEYLAMYTYESSEQGDLTFQQGEVIAVLRKEGDWWTGTVGGRTGVFPSNYVKPKDSEGLGPAGKTGSLGKKPEIAQVIAPYTATGAEQLTLAPGQLILIRKKNPGGWWEGELQARGKKRQIGWFPANYVKLLSPSTSKTTPTEPTPPKLPTPNAVCQVIGMYDYTAQNDDELPFGKGQIINVLSREDPDWWKGELNGSVGLFPSNYVKLTTDTDPSQQWCADLHLLDMLSPMERKRQGYIHELIVTEENYVNDLQLVTETFQKPLLEWELLTEKEVAMIFVNWKELIMCNIKLLKALRVRKKMSGERMPVKMIGDILTAQLPHMQPYIRFCSCQLNGATLIQQKTDEVPDFKDFVKRLAMDPRCKGMPLSSFLLKPMQRVTRYPLIIKNILENTPESHPDHSHLRQALEKAEELCSQVNEGVREKENSDRLEWIQAHVQCEGLSEQLVFNSVTNCLGPRKFLHSGKLYKAKSNKELYGFLFNDFLLLTQVTKPLGSSTSEKVFGAKSHLQYRMYKTPIFLNEVLVKLPTDPSGDEPIFHISHIDRVYTIRADSINERTAWVQKIKAASELFIETEKKKREKAYLVRSQRATGIGRLMVNIVEGIELKPCRSHGKSNPYCEVTMGAQCHITKTLQDTLNPKWNSNCQFFIRDLEQDVLCVTVFERDQFSPDDFLGRTEIRLADIKKDQGSKGPITKRLLLHEVPTGEIVVRLDLQLFDEP; encoded by the exons ATGGCTCAGTTTTCCATGCCCTTTGGAG gggGGCTGGATACGTGGGTTATCTCTGTGGATGAGAGAGCCAAACATGATCAACAGTTCCACAGTCTGACCCCCACACCTGCTGGCTTCATCACAG GTGACCAGGCCAAGAACTTCTTCCTGCAGTCAGGCCTCCCACCCCCTGTTCTGGCACAGATATG GGCTCTGGCCGACCTCAACAATGACGGGAAGATGGACGTGCACGAGTTCTCCATCGCCATGAAGCTGATCAAGCTGCGTCTGCAGGGCCACCCGCTGCCCCCCACGCTGCCGCCCTCCATGAAGCAGCCgcccctctccctgcctccccccACGGCCTTTG GTGTGCCAGGCGTGGGGACCGTGACGGGCCTGCCGGCAGTACCGCCCATGCCCCATCCCCCGCTCCCCACCGGTGTGCCGGTGGTGGGCATGTCGCCCCCGCTGGTGTCCACGGTGACCCCTCCCATGCCCCCCATGGCCAATGGAGCTCCTTCAATGATGCAGACCGTGCCGGGCTTCTCACACCCAGGTGAGAGCCTTGCACTGGAAG CCCCACTTTCAGCCACAGCACACAAAAGCTCTTCTTTCAATCGCTCCAGTGCCAAGCTGTCCAAGGGCCAGTCTTTTGAGACACCTAG tgCCCCTGCTGTTCCTGTGCCCCTCGACTGGGCCGTGCCCCAGTCCTCACGGCTGAAGTATCGTCAGCTCTTCAACAGCCATGACAAAATGATGAGCGGCCATCTCACAG GGCCCCAAGCTCGAACCATCCTCATGCAGTCCAGTCTTCCACAGACACAGCTGGCCACTATTTG GAACCTGTCGGACATAGACCAGGACGGGAAGCTGACGGCCGAGGAGTTCATTCTGGCCATGCACCTGATCGACATGGCCATGTCGGGCCTGCCCCTCCCACCGCTTCTCCCCCCCGACCTCCTCCCTCCAACCTTCAG gagggtgcgTTCTGGCAGTGGCGTCTCAGTGAGCAGCGTGCACTCCACGGATCAGCGAGCGCAGGAGGAGttggcagaggaagaggagaaggagctggagaaaaAGCTTCCAG TCACCTTTGAGGACAAGAAGCGGGAGAACTTCGAGCGGGGCAACCTGGAGCTGGAGAAGCGACGGCAGGCGCTGCTGGAGCAGCAGCGGAAGGAGCAGGAGCGTCTGGCGGCGCTGGAGCGCGAGGAGCAGGAGCGGCGGGAGCGCGAGCGCCAGGAGCAGGAGCGCCGCCGCCAGCAGGAGCTGGAGCGGCAGCTGGACAAGCAGCGCGAGCTGGAGAGGCAGCGCGAGGAGGAGCGCCGCAAGGAGAtcgagaggagagag gctgctAAGCgagagctggagagacagcGACAGTTGGAGTGGGAGAGGAACCGCAGGCAAGAGCTGCTGACACAGAGAAATCGAGAGCAAGAGAACATAGTCCTGCTCAAAGCACGCAAGAAAACACTCGAATTTGAACTGGAGGCTCtg AACGATAAGAAGTCTCAGCTGGAGGGGAAACTGCAGGACATCCGCTGCCGACTTGCCACACAGAGGCAGGACATTGAGAGCACCAACAAGGCCCGCGAGCTGCGCATCGCGGAGATCACCGcgctgcagcagcagctgcag GAGTCTCAGCAGTGGTTGGGCAGGCTGATTCCTGACAAGCAGTGTCTGAGTGACCAGCTGAAACAGGTCCAGCAGGACAGCCTGCACA gggacaCTCtctccagcctgcagagagcCGTGGAGATGAAGGAAGCCACGAGACAACAGTTGCGGGAGCAGCTAGATGCCGTGGAGAAGGAGACGCGCTCTAAACTGTTGGAGATAGATGCCTTCAACACACAGCTGAAG TCCTTGGAACTGTTCTATCAGGCCCATACTGCCCGGATAGAGAGCCTTCGGCTGGAACTACTTCTTGAGGAGCAGAGGGGGCGACAG GAGCTCAGGGAGATCCACAACAAGCAGCAGCGTCAaaagcagaaggagctggagggCAACCTCATCATCCAGCCGCCGCTGGCCTCCAAGCCTACCGATTTGCAGgagtccag GCTGCCGGGGGCCGACGATGGCGTGTCGCCCGCCTGGCGGGACTCGGCACTAGGGAAGGCGCCCACGCTGCCGGCCGTGCAGCCGTGGGCGAGCCGCGCTGccgaggaagagaaccagggccCCAGGAGCGACGCACAGGACAAACTGGCCAAGCTGTTTGCGCAGCAGCCGGAGGCGGGAAAGCAGCCGGGCCCATCGCCCTGGCCCACgggag ATAAAGTGTCCGTGTCTAGCCTGGGCCAGGAGAAGGTGAAGGTGGTGTACTACAGAGCACTTTACCCTTTTGAGGCTCGCAGCCACGATGAGATCAGCATCCAGCCTGGAGACATAGTCATG GTGAAAGGGGAGTGG gTGGACGAGTCTCAGACGGGCGAGCCCGGTTGGTTAGGCGGAGAGATAAAAGGAAAGACCGGTTGGTTTCCAGCGAACTATGCAGAGAAGATTCCGGAATCTGAAGTCCCTCTCAACCTGAGAGCCAGTGCCGCCTTAAGTACCTCCAAACTGTCCAGCCGAGTTGCGCCCGCGACCACATCCTCCGTTCTGCAGCCAGTCACCACCGAGACAGTGTCGGTAGCTCCGCCCCCGACAGCTCCAACTGCCCCAGGTCCTACCGCCCCCTCGTCCTCTGCTTCTAGTAACTGGGCGGATTTCAGTGCTAC ATGGCCGACCAACTCAACTGTGGAAAAACAGGACTCTGACGGCTGGGAGGCGTGGCCAAGCCAGCCGACACAACCCTCCTTGTCTGTGCCCAGTGGGGGGCAGGGCCGACAACGCTCCGCCTTCACCCCCGCcactctctctggctcctccccttcccctgtgCTTGGGCAG gGGGAGAAGGTGGAGGGGCTTCAGGCGCAGGCTCTGTACCCATGGCGGGCAAAGAAGGACAACCACCTGAACTTCAACAAGAGCGACGTGATCACAGTGCTGGAGCAGCAGGACATGTGGTGGTTCGGCGAGGTACAGGGCCAGAGAGGCTGGTTCCCAAAGTCCTACGTTAAGCTGATCTCTGGCCCTGTGCGCAAGTCCATGAG TATTGAGTCTGGATCCTCTGACAGCCCACCCAGTATGAAGAGACCCAGCCCTTCCCCCAACAAACCCATGGACCTTGGTGAAG AGTACTTGGCGATGTATACATACGAGAGTAGCGAGCAGGGCGACCTGACCTTCCAGCAGGGAGAGGTCATCGCCGTGCTGAGGAAAGAAGGTGACTGGTGGACGGGCACGGTGGGCGGCAGGACAGGCGTCTTCCCCTCCAACTACGTCAAGCCCAAGGACTCAGAG gGCCTGGGGCCTGCGGGTAAGACTGGCAGCCTGGGGAAGAAGCCAG AAATCGCCCAGGTGATTGCTCCCTACACGGCAACGGGGGCAGAGCAACTAACGCTGGCGCCCGGCCAGCTCATCCTCATCCGCAAGAAGAACCCTGGAGGCTGGTGGGAGGGGGAGCTGCAG GCAAGAGGGAAGAAGCGTCAGATTGGCTGGTTCCCAGCCAATTATGTGAAACTATTAAGTCCTAGTACCAGTAAGACTACGCCCACTGAGCCAACTCCACCCAAACTGCCAACACCTAATGCAG tgtgccaGGTGATTGGCATGTACGACTACACGGCTCAGAACGACGATGAGCTGCCGTTTGGGAAGGGCCAGATCATCAATGTGCTAAGCAGAGAGGACCCTGACTGGTGGAAGGGTGAGCTGAACGGCTCCGTCGGCCTTTTCCCCTCCAACTACGTCAAACTGACCACAGACACGGACCCCAGCCAGCAGT GGTGCGCTGACCTCCACCTCTTGGACATGCTGAGCCCGATGGAGAGGAAGCGGCAGGGCTACATCCATGAGCTCATCGTCACAGAGGAGAACTACGTCAACGACCTGCAGCTCGTCACAGAG ACCTTCCAGAAACCTCTGCTGGAGTGGGAGCTGCTGACGGAGAAAGAGGTGGCCATGATCTTCGTCAACTGGAAGGAGCTAATCATGTGCAACATCAAGCTGCTCAA GGCGCTGCGGGTGAGGAAGAAGATGTCGGGCGAGCGCATGCCGGTGAAAATGATCGGGGACATCCTGACGGCACAGCTGCCCCACATGCAGCCGTACATCCGCTTCTGCAGCTGTCAGCTCAATGGAGCCACCCTCATCCAGCAGAAGACCGACGAGGTGCCCGACTTCAAGGACTTCGTCAAG AGGTTGGCCATGGACCCGCGCTGTAAAGGCATGCCTCTCTCCAGTTTCCTGCTCAAACCTATGCAGAGGGTCACACGGTATCCCCTCATAATCAAAAAC ATTTTGGAGAACACGCCAGAAAGTCACCCGGACCACAGCCACCTGCGGCAGGCCCTGGAGAAGGCCGAGGAGCTGTGCTCACAGGTCAACGAGGGCGTGCGCGAGAAGGAGAACTCAGACAGACTGGAGTGGATACAGGCGCACGTACAGTGCGAGGGGTTGTCTGAG CAACTGGTCTTCAACTCGGTGACCAACTGCCTTGGCCCCCGCAAGTTCCTGCACAGCGGCAAGCTTTACAAGGCCAAGAGCAACAAGGAGCTCTACGGCTTCCTGTTCAACGACTTCCTGCTGCTGACGCAGGTCACCAAGCCGCTGGGCTCCTCCACCTCCGAAAAGGTGTTCGGCGCCAAGTCCCACCTGCAGTACCGCATGTACAAGACG CCCATCTTCCTGAACGAAGTTCTGGTGAAGCTCCCTACCGACCCCTCCGGAGACGAGCCCATCTTTCACATATCCCACATAGACCGAGTGTACACCATACGCGCAGACAGCATCAATGAGAG GACAGCGTGGGTGCAGAAGATCAAGGCTGCCTCTGAGCTCTTCATCGAGacggagaagaagaagagggagaaagccTATCTGG tgcggTCGCAGAGAGCTACAGGCATCGGCAGACTGATGGTAAACATTGTAGAAGGAATTGAGCTAAAACCATGTCGTTCTCATG gtaaaaGTAACCCATACTGTGAGGTGACTATGGGTGCTCAGTGTCACATCACTAAGACACTGCAGGACACACTGAACCCCAAGTGGAACTCAAACTGCCAGTTCTTCATCAGAGACCTGGAGCAGGATGTGCTCTGTGTGACTGTATTTGAGAGGGACCAATTCTCTCCTGATG attttcTTGGCAGGACAGAGATTCGACTGGCAGACATTAAAAAGGACCAGGGTTCAAAAGGACCAATTACTAAGAGGCTCCTCTTGCATGAAGTCCCCACTGGAGAGATAGTGGTCCGGCTCGACCTCCAACTGTTCGACgaaccctga
- the itsn1 gene encoding intersectin-1 isoform X1, translated as MAQFSMPFGGGLDTWVISVDERAKHDQQFHSLTPTPAGFITGDQAKNFFLQSGLPPPVLAQIWALADLNNDGKMDVHEFSIAMKLIKLRLQGHPLPPTLPPSMKQPPLSLPPPTAFGVPGVGTVTGLPAVPPMPHPPLPTGVPVVGMSPPLVSTVTPPMPPMANGAPSMMQTVPGFSHPGESLALEAPLSATAHKSSSFNRSSAKLSKGQSFETPSAPAVPVPLDWAVPQSSRLKYRQLFNSHDKMMSGHLTGPQARTILMQSSLPQTQLATIWNLSDIDQDGKLTAEEFILAMHLIDMAMSGLPLPPLLPPDLLPPTFRRVRSGSGVSVSSVHSTDQRAQEELAEEEEKELEKKLPVTFEDKKRENFERGNLELEKRRQALLEQQRKEQERLAALEREEQERRERERQEQERRRQQELERQLDKQRELERQREEERRKEIERREAAKRELERQRQLEWERNRRQELLTQRNREQENIVLLKARKKTLEFELEALNDKKSQLEGKLQDIRCRLATQRQDIESTNKARELRIAEITALQQQLQESQQWLGRLIPDKQCLSDQLKQVQQDSLHRDTLSSLQRAVEMKEATRQQLREQLDAVEKETRSKLLEIDAFNTQLKSLELFYQAHTARIESLRLELLLEEQRGRQELREIHNKQQRQKQKELEGNLIIQPPLASKPTDLQESRLPGADDGVSPAWRDSALGKAPTLPAVQPWASRAAEEENQGPRSDAQDKLAKLFAQQPEAGKQPGPSPWPTGDKVSVSSLGQEKVKVVYYRALYPFEARSHDEISIQPGDIVMVKGEWVDESQTGEPGWLGGEIKGKTGWFPANYAEKIPESEVPLNLRASAALSTSKLSSRVAPATTSSVLQPVTTETVSVAPPPTAPTAPGPTAPSSSASSNWADFSATWPTNSTVEKQDSDGWEAWPSQPTQPSLSVPSGGQGRQRSAFTPATLSGSSPSPVLGQGEKVEGLQAQALYPWRAKKDNHLNFNKSDVITVLEQQDMWWFGEVQGQRGWFPKSYVKLISGPVRKSMSIESGSSDSPPSMKRPSPSPNKPMDLGEAVCLHVPSEYLAMYTYESSEQGDLTFQQGEVIAVLRKEGDWWTGTVGGRTGVFPSNYVKPKDSEGLGPAGKTGSLGKKPEIAQVIAPYTATGAEQLTLAPGQLILIRKKNPGGWWEGELQARGKKRQIGWFPANYVKLLSPSTSKTTPTEPTPPKLPTPNAVCQVIGMYDYTAQNDDELPFGKGQIINVLSREDPDWWKGELNGSVGLFPSNYVKLTTDTDPSQQWCADLHLLDMLSPMERKRQGYIHELIVTEENYVNDLQLVTETFQKPLLEWELLTEKEVAMIFVNWKELIMCNIKLLKALRVRKKMSGERMPVKMIGDILTAQLPHMQPYIRFCSCQLNGATLIQQKTDEVPDFKDFVKRLAMDPRCKGMPLSSFLLKPMQRVTRYPLIIKNILENTPESHPDHSHLRQALEKAEELCSQVNEGVREKENSDRLEWIQAHVQCEGLSEQLVFNSVTNCLGPRKFLHSGKLYKAKSNKELYGFLFNDFLLLTQVTKPLGSSTSEKVFGAKSHLQYRMYKTPIFLNEVLVKLPTDPSGDEPIFHISHIDRVYTIRADSINERTAWVQKIKAASELFIETEKKKREKAYLVRSQRATGIGRLMVNIVEGIELKPCRSHGKSNPYCEVTMGAQCHITKTLQDTLNPKWNSNCQFFIRDLEQDVLCVTVFERDQFSPDDFLGRTEIRLADIKKDQGSKGPITKRLLLHEVPTGEIVVRLDLQLFDEP; from the exons ATGGCTCAGTTTTCCATGCCCTTTGGAG gggGGCTGGATACGTGGGTTATCTCTGTGGATGAGAGAGCCAAACATGATCAACAGTTCCACAGTCTGACCCCCACACCTGCTGGCTTCATCACAG GTGACCAGGCCAAGAACTTCTTCCTGCAGTCAGGCCTCCCACCCCCTGTTCTGGCACAGATATG GGCTCTGGCCGACCTCAACAATGACGGGAAGATGGACGTGCACGAGTTCTCCATCGCCATGAAGCTGATCAAGCTGCGTCTGCAGGGCCACCCGCTGCCCCCCACGCTGCCGCCCTCCATGAAGCAGCCgcccctctccctgcctccccccACGGCCTTTG GTGTGCCAGGCGTGGGGACCGTGACGGGCCTGCCGGCAGTACCGCCCATGCCCCATCCCCCGCTCCCCACCGGTGTGCCGGTGGTGGGCATGTCGCCCCCGCTGGTGTCCACGGTGACCCCTCCCATGCCCCCCATGGCCAATGGAGCTCCTTCAATGATGCAGACCGTGCCGGGCTTCTCACACCCAGGTGAGAGCCTTGCACTGGAAG CCCCACTTTCAGCCACAGCACACAAAAGCTCTTCTTTCAATCGCTCCAGTGCCAAGCTGTCCAAGGGCCAGTCTTTTGAGACACCTAG tgCCCCTGCTGTTCCTGTGCCCCTCGACTGGGCCGTGCCCCAGTCCTCACGGCTGAAGTATCGTCAGCTCTTCAACAGCCATGACAAAATGATGAGCGGCCATCTCACAG GGCCCCAAGCTCGAACCATCCTCATGCAGTCCAGTCTTCCACAGACACAGCTGGCCACTATTTG GAACCTGTCGGACATAGACCAGGACGGGAAGCTGACGGCCGAGGAGTTCATTCTGGCCATGCACCTGATCGACATGGCCATGTCGGGCCTGCCCCTCCCACCGCTTCTCCCCCCCGACCTCCTCCCTCCAACCTTCAG gagggtgcgTTCTGGCAGTGGCGTCTCAGTGAGCAGCGTGCACTCCACGGATCAGCGAGCGCAGGAGGAGttggcagaggaagaggagaaggagctggagaaaaAGCTTCCAG TCACCTTTGAGGACAAGAAGCGGGAGAACTTCGAGCGGGGCAACCTGGAGCTGGAGAAGCGACGGCAGGCGCTGCTGGAGCAGCAGCGGAAGGAGCAGGAGCGTCTGGCGGCGCTGGAGCGCGAGGAGCAGGAGCGGCGGGAGCGCGAGCGCCAGGAGCAGGAGCGCCGCCGCCAGCAGGAGCTGGAGCGGCAGCTGGACAAGCAGCGCGAGCTGGAGAGGCAGCGCGAGGAGGAGCGCCGCAAGGAGAtcgagaggagagag gctgctAAGCgagagctggagagacagcGACAGTTGGAGTGGGAGAGGAACCGCAGGCAAGAGCTGCTGACACAGAGAAATCGAGAGCAAGAGAACATAGTCCTGCTCAAAGCACGCAAGAAAACACTCGAATTTGAACTGGAGGCTCtg AACGATAAGAAGTCTCAGCTGGAGGGGAAACTGCAGGACATCCGCTGCCGACTTGCCACACAGAGGCAGGACATTGAGAGCACCAACAAGGCCCGCGAGCTGCGCATCGCGGAGATCACCGcgctgcagcagcagctgcag GAGTCTCAGCAGTGGTTGGGCAGGCTGATTCCTGACAAGCAGTGTCTGAGTGACCAGCTGAAACAGGTCCAGCAGGACAGCCTGCACA gggacaCTCtctccagcctgcagagagcCGTGGAGATGAAGGAAGCCACGAGACAACAGTTGCGGGAGCAGCTAGATGCCGTGGAGAAGGAGACGCGCTCTAAACTGTTGGAGATAGATGCCTTCAACACACAGCTGAAG TCCTTGGAACTGTTCTATCAGGCCCATACTGCCCGGATAGAGAGCCTTCGGCTGGAACTACTTCTTGAGGAGCAGAGGGGGCGACAG GAGCTCAGGGAGATCCACAACAAGCAGCAGCGTCAaaagcagaaggagctggagggCAACCTCATCATCCAGCCGCCGCTGGCCTCCAAGCCTACCGATTTGCAGgagtccag GCTGCCGGGGGCCGACGATGGCGTGTCGCCCGCCTGGCGGGACTCGGCACTAGGGAAGGCGCCCACGCTGCCGGCCGTGCAGCCGTGGGCGAGCCGCGCTGccgaggaagagaaccagggccCCAGGAGCGACGCACAGGACAAACTGGCCAAGCTGTTTGCGCAGCAGCCGGAGGCGGGAAAGCAGCCGGGCCCATCGCCCTGGCCCACgggag ATAAAGTGTCCGTGTCTAGCCTGGGCCAGGAGAAGGTGAAGGTGGTGTACTACAGAGCACTTTACCCTTTTGAGGCTCGCAGCCACGATGAGATCAGCATCCAGCCTGGAGACATAGTCATG GTGAAAGGGGAGTGG gTGGACGAGTCTCAGACGGGCGAGCCCGGTTGGTTAGGCGGAGAGATAAAAGGAAAGACCGGTTGGTTTCCAGCGAACTATGCAGAGAAGATTCCGGAATCTGAAGTCCCTCTCAACCTGAGAGCCAGTGCCGCCTTAAGTACCTCCAAACTGTCCAGCCGAGTTGCGCCCGCGACCACATCCTCCGTTCTGCAGCCAGTCACCACCGAGACAGTGTCGGTAGCTCCGCCCCCGACAGCTCCAACTGCCCCAGGTCCTACCGCCCCCTCGTCCTCTGCTTCTAGTAACTGGGCGGATTTCAGTGCTAC ATGGCCGACCAACTCAACTGTGGAAAAACAGGACTCTGACGGCTGGGAGGCGTGGCCAAGCCAGCCGACACAACCCTCCTTGTCTGTGCCCAGTGGGGGGCAGGGCCGACAACGCTCCGCCTTCACCCCCGCcactctctctggctcctccccttcccctgtgCTTGGGCAG gGGGAGAAGGTGGAGGGGCTTCAGGCGCAGGCTCTGTACCCATGGCGGGCAAAGAAGGACAACCACCTGAACTTCAACAAGAGCGACGTGATCACAGTGCTGGAGCAGCAGGACATGTGGTGGTTCGGCGAGGTACAGGGCCAGAGAGGCTGGTTCCCAAAGTCCTACGTTAAGCTGATCTCTGGCCCTGTGCGCAAGTCCATGAG TATTGAGTCTGGATCCTCTGACAGCCCACCCAGTATGAAGAGACCCAGCCCTTCCCCCAACAAACCCATGGACCTTGGTGAAG cgGTCTGTCTGCATGTTCCCTCAGAGTACTTGGCGATGTATACATACGAGAGTAGCGAGCAGGGCGACCTGACCTTCCAGCAGGGAGAGGTCATCGCCGTGCTGAGGAAAGAAGGTGACTGGTGGACGGGCACGGTGGGCGGCAGGACAGGCGTCTTCCCCTCCAACTACGTCAAGCCCAAGGACTCAGAG gGCCTGGGGCCTGCGGGTAAGACTGGCAGCCTGGGGAAGAAGCCAG AAATCGCCCAGGTGATTGCTCCCTACACGGCAACGGGGGCAGAGCAACTAACGCTGGCGCCCGGCCAGCTCATCCTCATCCGCAAGAAGAACCCTGGAGGCTGGTGGGAGGGGGAGCTGCAG GCAAGAGGGAAGAAGCGTCAGATTGGCTGGTTCCCAGCCAATTATGTGAAACTATTAAGTCCTAGTACCAGTAAGACTACGCCCACTGAGCCAACTCCACCCAAACTGCCAACACCTAATGCAG tgtgccaGGTGATTGGCATGTACGACTACACGGCTCAGAACGACGATGAGCTGCCGTTTGGGAAGGGCCAGATCATCAATGTGCTAAGCAGAGAGGACCCTGACTGGTGGAAGGGTGAGCTGAACGGCTCCGTCGGCCTTTTCCCCTCCAACTACGTCAAACTGACCACAGACACGGACCCCAGCCAGCAGT GGTGCGCTGACCTCCACCTCTTGGACATGCTGAGCCCGATGGAGAGGAAGCGGCAGGGCTACATCCATGAGCTCATCGTCACAGAGGAGAACTACGTCAACGACCTGCAGCTCGTCACAGAG ACCTTCCAGAAACCTCTGCTGGAGTGGGAGCTGCTGACGGAGAAAGAGGTGGCCATGATCTTCGTCAACTGGAAGGAGCTAATCATGTGCAACATCAAGCTGCTCAA GGCGCTGCGGGTGAGGAAGAAGATGTCGGGCGAGCGCATGCCGGTGAAAATGATCGGGGACATCCTGACGGCACAGCTGCCCCACATGCAGCCGTACATCCGCTTCTGCAGCTGTCAGCTCAATGGAGCCACCCTCATCCAGCAGAAGACCGACGAGGTGCCCGACTTCAAGGACTTCGTCAAG AGGTTGGCCATGGACCCGCGCTGTAAAGGCATGCCTCTCTCCAGTTTCCTGCTCAAACCTATGCAGAGGGTCACACGGTATCCCCTCATAATCAAAAAC ATTTTGGAGAACACGCCAGAAAGTCACCCGGACCACAGCCACCTGCGGCAGGCCCTGGAGAAGGCCGAGGAGCTGTGCTCACAGGTCAACGAGGGCGTGCGCGAGAAGGAGAACTCAGACAGACTGGAGTGGATACAGGCGCACGTACAGTGCGAGGGGTTGTCTGAG CAACTGGTCTTCAACTCGGTGACCAACTGCCTTGGCCCCCGCAAGTTCCTGCACAGCGGCAAGCTTTACAAGGCCAAGAGCAACAAGGAGCTCTACGGCTTCCTGTTCAACGACTTCCTGCTGCTGACGCAGGTCACCAAGCCGCTGGGCTCCTCCACCTCCGAAAAGGTGTTCGGCGCCAAGTCCCACCTGCAGTACCGCATGTACAAGACG CCCATCTTCCTGAACGAAGTTCTGGTGAAGCTCCCTACCGACCCCTCCGGAGACGAGCCCATCTTTCACATATCCCACATAGACCGAGTGTACACCATACGCGCAGACAGCATCAATGAGAG GACAGCGTGGGTGCAGAAGATCAAGGCTGCCTCTGAGCTCTTCATCGAGacggagaagaagaagagggagaaagccTATCTGG tgcggTCGCAGAGAGCTACAGGCATCGGCAGACTGATGGTAAACATTGTAGAAGGAATTGAGCTAAAACCATGTCGTTCTCATG gtaaaaGTAACCCATACTGTGAGGTGACTATGGGTGCTCAGTGTCACATCACTAAGACACTGCAGGACACACTGAACCCCAAGTGGAACTCAAACTGCCAGTTCTTCATCAGAGACCTGGAGCAGGATGTGCTCTGTGTGACTGTATTTGAGAGGGACCAATTCTCTCCTGATG attttcTTGGCAGGACAGAGATTCGACTGGCAGACATTAAAAAGGACCAGGGTTCAAAAGGACCAATTACTAAGAGGCTCCTCTTGCATGAAGTCCCCACTGGAGAGATAGTGGTCCGGCTCGACCTCCAACTGTTCGACgaaccctga